A single region of the Rhipicephalus microplus isolate Deutch F79 chromosome 10, USDA_Rmic, whole genome shotgun sequence genome encodes:
- the LOC119185988 gene encoding uncharacterized protein LOC119185988 isoform X2, producing the protein MAHERQLRGHSTIGGGSSTALQEMPQASSTQENRRVPVANVNAEQNASKPQDEGKSFHVGQIHAAENRTTLPQPVCSSSSFDYAVPSTSRTVIGASACGESTVRDATGFSQREKCEDLSVVYGDVNRGQKPPGERRHKCQVCVNTFQKGSTLKRHWRTHTGEKPHHCFICQKSFSEKRNLTEHMLTHTGERPHRCNVCDKTFAQKNALARHLHMHKGDKPYHCNTCDKSFAQRSALTIHIRMHTGEKPYHCGFCDKSFAKKGNLTRHLRMHTGDKTYQCESCDKSFVRKDNFIIHIRMHTGDKPYQCGSCDKSFVQKSDLSRHLHVHTGDKPYQCGSCDKSFARKDHLTRHPCMHAGEKP; encoded by the exons GGTTCCCGTTGCAAACGTCAATGCAGAGCAGAACGCTTCGAAACCCCAGGACGAAGGCAAATCTTTCCATGTTG GGCAAATTCATGCGGCCGAAAACAGAACCACCTTGCCACAGCCAGTGTGCAGCAGCAGCTCCTTTGATTATGCCGTACCCAGCACAAGCCGTACGGTCATAGGAGCTTCAGCGTGTGGCGAAAGCACCGTGCG AGACGCTACTGGCTTCTCACAGAGGGAAAAGTGCGAGGATCTGAGCGTTGTCTACGGCGACGTCAACCGCGGCCAGAAGCCACCGGGGGAACGACGCCATAAGTGTCAAGTGTGTGTCAATACATTTCAAAAAGGTAGCACACTCAAGAGACATTGGCGCACGCATACGGGCGAGAAGCCCCATCATTGCTTCATATGTCAGAAGTCATTCTCAGAAAAGAGAAACCTCACAGAACATATGCTCACACATACAGGCGAGAGGCCCCATCGTTGCAACGTgtgcgataaaacatttgcacaAAAGAATGCCCTCGCAAGACATCTCCACATGCATAAAGGCGATAAGCCCTATCATTGTAACAcgtgcgataaatcatttgcacaaaggAGTGCCCTAACAATACATATCCGCATGCATACAGGCGaaaagccatatcattgcggcttttgcgataaatcatttgcaaaaAAGGGTaacctcacaagacatctccgtaTGCATACAGGGGATAAGACATATCAGTGCGAatcatgcgataaatcatttgtaCGAAAGGATAACTTCATAATACATATCCGCATGCATACAGGCGACAAGCCATATCAGTGCGGAtcttgtgataaatcatttgtaCAAAAAAGTGACCTCTCAAGACATCTGCACGTGCATACAGGCGATAAGCCTTATCAGTGCGGatcatgcgataaatcatttgcacgaaaggaTCACCTCACGAGACATCCGTGCATGCACGCAGGCGAGAAACCTTAA